Proteins found in one Exiguobacterium sp. 9-2 genomic segment:
- a CDS encoding aminoglycoside N(3)-acetyltransferase, with protein METRNMVTKSQIKEALRELGVTSGMKLFVHTSLKQIGWIPGGVQALIEALQEVVTTEGLIMMPAQSTDNSDPKNWSQPAVPEEWWETIRREMPAYDLAKTVTRGIGRVPEVFRTYPGVVRSEHPMWSVTAWGKDAATFVADHKLENGFGPGSPIERFIEADGQILHIGSPWDTTTVWHYAEYGLNRPDVEDGCKVREGTTERFIHYRHRQVDSDAFGPIGEALEGSDFVTSGLIGQAKSHRIDAKASIPVVMLQLKALDQWLF; from the coding sequence ATGGAAACACGAAACATGGTCACGAAATCACAAATCAAAGAAGCGTTACGCGAATTAGGTGTGACGTCCGGTATGAAGCTGTTCGTCCATACGTCACTCAAACAAATTGGCTGGATTCCTGGTGGGGTACAAGCATTGATTGAGGCACTACAGGAAGTGGTCACAACTGAAGGGTTGATCATGATGCCGGCGCAAAGTACGGATAATTCAGATCCGAAGAACTGGAGCCAACCGGCTGTACCTGAAGAATGGTGGGAAACGATCCGTCGGGAGATGCCGGCATATGACCTGGCAAAAACGGTCACACGTGGTATCGGTCGTGTACCGGAAGTCTTTCGAACGTATCCAGGTGTAGTCCGAAGCGAGCATCCGATGTGGTCGGTGACCGCATGGGGGAAGGATGCGGCGACATTCGTTGCCGATCATAAACTGGAAAACGGTTTCGGTCCTGGCTCACCGATTGAACGCTTCATCGAGGCCGACGGTCAAATCCTGCATATCGGTTCGCCTTGGGATACGACGACCGTCTGGCATTATGCCGAATACGGACTGAATCGCCCGGACGTCGAGGACGGTTGTAAAGTCAGAGAAGGAACGACGGAACGGTTCATCCATTACCGACACCGTCAAGTCGATAGTGATGCATTTGGTCCGATCGGGGAAGCGCTCGAAGGGTCGGACTTCGTGACGTCCGGTTTGATTGGGCAAGCGAAATCACACCGCATCGATGCCAAAGCCTCGATCCCAGTCGTCATGTTGCAATTAAAAGCACTCGATCAATGGTTATTTTGA
- a CDS encoding Bax inhibitor-1/YccA family protein — MASRFKVNPALRRGFDTARVGERPMTKSGTMSKIFLLLALVTAAAGGSWFFLAENQGLLFPALIGGLVIGLILALVITFKPATAPVLSPVYAIVEGVAVGALSLMFESMYPGIVGKAVVATFVVAFAMWFVYSTGMIKVTQRFRSAVTAAILSIFVLYAVNLILSLFGVDLPFMTGSSPLAIGIQFVIVIVASLSLVMDFDFISQQVRAGAPKSMEWVAAFGLIVTIIWLYIELLDLLYRLAARD, encoded by the coding sequence ATGGCTTCACGTTTTAAAGTTAACCCGGCATTGCGTCGTGGCTTCGATACGGCACGTGTTGGAGAACGACCGATGACGAAAAGCGGGACGATGAGTAAGATTTTCTTACTGCTCGCTCTCGTCACGGCAGCAGCAGGTGGAAGTTGGTTCTTCCTCGCAGAAAACCAAGGATTGTTGTTCCCAGCCTTGATTGGTGGACTGGTCATCGGTCTAATTCTTGCCTTGGTCATCACATTCAAACCGGCGACGGCACCGGTTCTTTCACCGGTCTATGCGATCGTTGAAGGGGTGGCAGTCGGAGCGTTATCGCTCATGTTCGAAAGCATGTATCCAGGAATCGTCGGGAAGGCAGTCGTTGCGACATTCGTCGTTGCATTTGCGATGTGGTTCGTCTACTCGACAGGCATGATAAAAGTGACGCAACGTTTCCGTTCTGCGGTAACAGCAGCGATTCTCTCGATCTTCGTCTTGTATGCAGTCAACTTGATTCTCTCGTTATTTGGTGTCGACCTCCCATTCATGACAGGTAGCTCACCGCTTGCGATTGGTATTCAGTTCGTCATCGTCATCGTGGCATCCCTGTCACTCGTGATGGACTTCGATTTTATCTCGCAACAAGTTCGTGCGGGTGCTCCGAAATCGATGGAGTGGGTTGCAGCATTCGGATTGATCGTGACGATCATCTGGCTCTATATCGAATTACTCGATCTCTTGTATCGCCTTGCAGCACGAGATTAA
- a CDS encoding class I SAM-dependent methyltransferase, whose translation MKERIVIGAGPYYNNPGWYHTQEDELNLLNRSDWERLCSNDTLQAILAEHVWEHLTFEEGIDAARHCYTYLAPGGYVRCAVPDGNFRDEAYQAIVQVGGPGPADHPAASHKIVYTYETLQQVFKEAGFQVCLLEYFDQNGSFHQADWNGDDGIIFRSKRYDPRNAEQMKFPSLILDAHK comes from the coding sequence ATGAAAGAACGTATCGTTATTGGAGCCGGACCGTACTACAACAATCCCGGCTGGTATCATACACAGGAAGATGAGTTGAATCTGCTCAATCGGTCCGATTGGGAACGGTTGTGTTCGAACGACACGTTGCAAGCAATTCTTGCCGAACACGTCTGGGAGCACTTGACGTTTGAAGAAGGGATTGACGCGGCACGTCATTGTTATACATATCTTGCGCCAGGGGGATACGTCCGTTGTGCAGTGCCGGACGGTAATTTTCGAGATGAGGCATACCAAGCAATCGTTCAAGTCGGTGGCCCCGGTCCTGCTGACCATCCGGCGGCGAGTCATAAAATCGTCTATACATATGAAACGTTACAGCAAGTATTTAAAGAAGCTGGATTTCAAGTGTGCCTTCTAGAATATTTCGATCAGAACGGATCGTTTCATCAAGCAGATTGGAACGGAGATGACGGCATCATTTTCCGCTCGAAACGATACGATCCCCGAAATGCAGAACAGATGAAATTTCCTTCGTTGATACTTGATGCACATAAATGA
- a CDS encoding nuclease-related domain-containing protein, translating to MLVTFLPFLIQVGLLMVLFFFGTFGLFFFVKRSSYHNSRYYRLTREPFLRIVRDKGKWGEYLTTRQLDQVSGYGTYVFNTYLPRARGEGTTEIDVTFIHESGIYVLESKNYSGWIFGREQDRQWTQQFQNRFKQRFYNPIKQNEGHLKSMQRFLEGTDPALFHSLIVFSERCELKKITVDSAHVRVLKRNVLRKTIEQLATEKPLTPSQVDTIAGKLGVHSQVDRATQQAHIDGIRQRQAK from the coding sequence GTGTTAGTGACATTTTTGCCATTCTTGATTCAAGTTGGACTGCTCATGGTGCTGTTCTTCTTCGGAACGTTCGGTTTGTTCTTCTTCGTCAAACGAAGTTCATATCACAATAGCCGGTATTACCGACTGACACGCGAGCCGTTTTTACGGATTGTTCGTGATAAAGGAAAATGGGGCGAGTACTTGACGACACGTCAACTCGATCAAGTGTCCGGATACGGCACGTATGTCTTTAATACATACTTACCACGTGCGCGTGGAGAAGGAACGACGGAAATCGATGTGACGTTCATTCATGAAAGTGGCATCTATGTACTCGAATCGAAAAACTACAGCGGGTGGATTTTCGGACGCGAGCAGGACCGTCAGTGGACGCAGCAGTTCCAGAATCGCTTCAAACAACGGTTTTATAATCCGATCAAACAAAATGAAGGGCATCTCAAAAGCATGCAACGCTTCTTAGAAGGAACGGATCCTGCGCTCTTTCACTCCTTGATCGTTTTCAGCGAACGCTGTGAACTGAAAAAAATCACGGTCGATTCAGCGCATGTCCGTGTCTTGAAACGAAACGTCTTACGTAAGACGATCGAGCAACTCGCGACAGAAAAGCCGTTGACACCGAGTCAAGTCGATACGATTGCAGGAAAACTCGGTGTTCATTCACAAGTCGATCGTGCCACCCAACAAGCGCATATCGATGGGATTCGTCAACGACAGGCAAAATGA
- a CDS encoding MarR family winged helix-turn-helix transcriptional regulator, whose amino-acid sequence MKESEWSLGMQLSRSYYAFKRAAAKRMEAFGLTPEQFSVLSELAKQDGVSQKQLALVTERDQTTIGKILDKLGKKELIVRTPDPRDRRAVLLLMTREGRDIVDRLGPELDQLQLEAFRGLSREQIEQLKVTLETIHRNVT is encoded by the coding sequence ATGAAAGAATCGGAATGGTCGCTTGGAATGCAATTATCCCGTAGTTATTATGCGTTCAAACGTGCTGCTGCTAAACGGATGGAAGCGTTCGGTCTGACACCAGAGCAGTTTTCTGTCCTGAGCGAACTCGCTAAACAAGATGGTGTTTCGCAAAAGCAGCTGGCACTCGTGACAGAACGTGATCAAACGACGATCGGTAAGATTCTCGATAAGCTCGGTAAAAAAGAACTAATCGTTCGGACGCCGGACCCCCGGGACCGACGAGCGGTTCTGCTCTTGATGACACGAGAAGGACGCGACATCGTCGATCGCCTCGGGCCAGAGCTCGATCAGCTACAACTCGAAGCGTTCCGTGGACTATCGCGAGAGCAAATCGAGCAATTAAAAGTAACACTTGAGACCATTCACCGGAATGTGACGTGA
- a CDS encoding ABC transporter permease, with amino-acid sequence MKAWKDVWSMTQTKVGLVFAIVVPLLFLVVWMTGYQGTTERLDQLNVGVVAEANDPFIQSLQQAPFTVQTVATETKGLQALDANEVDLVLQKDDATHQLTAHVSQTNAEFANAILERATETISKQLNGEPTFTTSIVTEHAVSDFALSMLPLVLGFVIYIAMMTMGIQFNLVSTILKSRHTKWDLFWSRQLLHGIVLLVVPLLLVSMAHLLTDIDTPFIKLWAFELLVVATCIAVTQMNFALFGPIAPLVNVALIPFQLMTAGNIVPAKMLAPFYQSLGTFLPVPNAVSGFGRLLFMDGSVGTQVLHLSLLFVGSFLVTCLITVWKREGVRQQAMA; translated from the coding sequence ATGAAAGCATGGAAAGATGTCTGGTCAATGACACAAACGAAAGTGGGGCTCGTCTTCGCAATCGTCGTACCGCTCTTGTTCCTCGTTGTCTGGATGACGGGTTACCAAGGAACGACAGAACGTCTTGATCAATTAAATGTTGGGGTCGTCGCAGAAGCGAATGATCCGTTCATCCAGTCGTTGCAACAAGCACCGTTCACGGTTCAGACGGTTGCAACAGAAACAAAAGGGTTGCAAGCACTTGATGCGAATGAAGTCGATCTCGTCTTACAAAAAGATGATGCAACGCATCAACTAACGGCACACGTCAGTCAGACGAATGCGGAATTCGCAAATGCAATCCTTGAGAGAGCAACGGAAACGATCAGCAAACAGTTGAATGGTGAGCCGACGTTCACGACGTCAATCGTTACGGAACATGCCGTCTCGGATTTTGCTTTATCAATGCTTCCGCTCGTTCTCGGTTTTGTCATTTACATCGCGATGATGACGATGGGGATACAATTCAATCTCGTCAGTACGATTTTAAAGAGTCGTCACACAAAATGGGATCTTTTCTGGAGTCGACAACTATTGCACGGCATCGTCTTACTTGTCGTACCATTGCTCCTCGTCTCGATGGCGCATCTACTGACAGACATCGATACACCATTCATCAAACTATGGGCGTTCGAGCTCCTCGTCGTTGCGACCTGTATCGCAGTCACACAGATGAACTTTGCCTTGTTTGGTCCGATTGCTCCACTCGTTAATGTCGCATTGATCCCGTTCCAGTTAATGACCGCAGGGAACATTGTTCCAGCGAAGATGCTGGCACCATTTTATCAATCGCTCGGAACGTTCCTGCCTGTTCCAAATGCCGTCTCTGGTTTCGGTCGATTATTATTCATGGATGGATCAGTCGGGACGCAAGTCCTTCATCTATCCTTACTTTTTGTTGGTAGTTTCTTGGTGACGTGTCTCATTACAGTCTGGAAAAGAGAGGGCGTTAGGCAGCAAGCCATGGCTTGA
- a CDS encoding SDR family oxidoreductase, whose product MSQIFIIGANGKVGRHAARLLQDSEHDVKVGLRSKDQFSDFEKLGHTPVHLDLEADVATITEALQGSDVVIFTAGSGGHTGADKTMLIDFDGAVKSIEAAEAIKAKQFIMVSALNADSPETWSDSMKPYYIAKRYADRVLKESSLNYTILRPGGLSDEAGTGNVTTDPSEQATKKIPREDVARVILAAIGHDKASKQVVTLLEGDTPINELF is encoded by the coding sequence ATGAGTCAGATTTTTATCATTGGTGCAAATGGTAAAGTAGGTCGTCACGCTGCTCGTTTACTGCAGGATTCGGAGCATGATGTCAAAGTAGGATTACGTTCCAAGGACCAATTCAGTGATTTTGAGAAACTCGGTCATACCCCGGTCCATCTTGATCTTGAAGCCGACGTCGCAACAATCACGGAAGCATTACAAGGATCAGATGTCGTCATCTTTACGGCAGGATCAGGTGGTCATACAGGAGCCGACAAGACGATGCTGATCGACTTCGATGGTGCCGTCAAATCGATTGAAGCAGCAGAAGCAATCAAGGCGAAACAGTTCATCATGGTCAGTGCCTTGAACGCCGATTCGCCGGAAACATGGTCTGACAGCATGAAGCCGTATTACATCGCGAAACGCTACGCGGATCGTGTCCTGAAGGAATCGTCACTCAACTACACCATTCTTCGCCCAGGCGGACTATCCGATGAAGCCGGCACAGGAAACGTCACGACGGATCCGTCCGAGCAAGCGACTAAAAAAATTCCACGCGAGGATGTCGCCCGTGTCATTTTAGCTGCGATCGGTCATGATAAAGCATCGAAACAAGTCGTCACACTACTCGAAGGTGACACACCGATCAACGAGTTGTTCTAA
- a CDS encoding transporter substrate-binding domain-containing protein, whose protein sequence is MRKKPWLLAGLVLTGVAAWMIWNQQTNVEAHDIFEDQKLVVGTTGDYKPFTYWNEERNRYQGFDIEVIQAFAKAADLDVTFVKTTWPTLSEDTKSGKFDIAVGGITKKVEREVVGDFTSSYFSFQKAPLVKKEDVKRLNSLDAINDPSVKIGVNPGGTNEAFVKKHFPKANVTVFENNLDIPKAVQSGQVDVMVTDDIEALHYATELNLAVPKLTEAWEPAEMAYLMKSDQKQLGDVFRVWIESAEGQEQVQKLKKKWNIVSTRETVGAKGAGAHE, encoded by the coding sequence ATGAGAAAGAAACCATGGCTATTAGCTGGACTTGTCCTGACAGGCGTTGCCGCTTGGATGATCTGGAATCAACAGACGAATGTCGAAGCACATGACATCTTCGAAGACCAAAAACTGGTTGTCGGAACGACGGGGGATTATAAACCCTTTACATACTGGAACGAGGAACGGAATCGTTATCAAGGCTTTGATATTGAAGTCATCCAAGCGTTTGCTAAAGCAGCGGATCTTGACGTGACGTTCGTCAAGACAACATGGCCGACGTTATCGGAAGATACGAAGTCAGGTAAGTTTGATATCGCTGTCGGTGGGATTACAAAGAAAGTCGAACGCGAGGTCGTCGGAGACTTTACGTCGTCGTATTTCTCCTTTCAAAAAGCACCGCTCGTAAAGAAGGAAGATGTCAAACGCTTGAATTCGCTTGATGCAATCAATGATCCATCCGTCAAAATCGGTGTCAATCCGGGTGGGACGAATGAGGCGTTCGTGAAGAAGCATTTTCCGAAGGCGAATGTGACCGTCTTTGAGAATAATTTAGACATTCCAAAAGCCGTCCAAAGCGGTCAAGTCGACGTCATGGTAACAGACGACATCGAAGCGTTGCATTACGCGACAGAACTCAATCTTGCGGTGCCGAAACTGACAGAGGCGTGGGAACCAGCCGAGATGGCGTATTTGATGAAATCGGATCAAAAACAGCTTGGAGATGTCTTCCGGGTCTGGATTGAAAGTGCAGAGGGGCAAGAACAAGTTCAAAAATTGAAGAAAAAATGGAACATCGTCTCGACGCGTGAGACGGTCGGAGCGAAAGGAGCGGGAGCACATGAGTAA
- a CDS encoding transporter substrate-binding domain-containing protein, which produces MSKWGWIVVGGGVLFASLLTLWQSEQPRRVQAKNVFATKKIVVGTTGDYKPFTYLNRKTNEYEGFDIEVIRSFAKTTGIDVEFVPTTWPTLSADLASGKFDMVVGGVTKNIEREIIGDFTSSYLSFQKTPLVRKEDAGRLASIEQINRPDVTIGLNPGGTNEQFVRKTFTKANIVMYEQNLDIPHAVASGEVDVMITDTVEAIHYEALDQRLAAPRIQEKWIPAEKSYLVRESEGDVVDVFNLWMQSYEGQEEMEQLKEKWQVAS; this is translated from the coding sequence ATGAGTAAATGGGGATGGATCGTCGTCGGAGGTGGCGTCCTGTTTGCGAGCTTACTGACGCTATGGCAATCGGAGCAACCACGACGTGTACAAGCAAAGAACGTCTTTGCGACGAAAAAAATCGTCGTCGGAACGACCGGCGATTACAAACCATTCACCTACTTGAACCGGAAGACGAACGAGTACGAAGGATTCGATATCGAAGTGATCCGTTCTTTCGCGAAGACGACCGGTATCGATGTCGAATTCGTCCCGACGACATGGCCCACGCTATCTGCTGATCTTGCTAGCGGGAAATTCGATATGGTCGTCGGGGGCGTGACGAAGAACATCGAGCGCGAGATCATTGGCGACTTCACGTCAAGTTACCTGTCGTTCCAAAAGACACCGCTCGTCCGTAAAGAAGATGCCGGACGCCTTGCTTCGATCGAACAAATCAATCGACCGGACGTGACGATTGGTCTAAATCCAGGGGGGACGAATGAACAGTTCGTCCGTAAGACGTTCACGAAGGCGAATATCGTCATGTATGAACAAAACCTCGACATCCCGCATGCTGTTGCCTCAGGTGAAGTCGATGTCATGATCACTGATACGGTCGAGGCGATTCATTATGAAGCACTCGATCAACGACTCGCGGCACCAAGAATTCAAGAAAAGTGGATTCCGGCGGAGAAAAGCTACCTCGTCCGGGAGTCAGAAGGGGACGTCGTCGATGTCTTTAACCTCTGGATGCAGTCGTACGAAGGACAGGAAGAGATGGAGCAATTAAAAGAGAAATGGCAAGTGGCGTCATAA
- a CDS encoding ATP-binding cassette domain-containing protein: MIHVVNLTKTYDGKDVVKGISFDVQAGEIFAFLGPNGVGKSTTVQMLTTLIKLRIPIRTSRKRLNPFIFHLSFLSLNCLDVREITNTMNNM, translated from the coding sequence ATGATTCATGTCGTGAACTTGACGAAGACGTACGATGGAAAGGATGTCGTCAAAGGGATTTCGTTTGACGTGCAAGCAGGGGAAATCTTCGCCTTTCTTGGACCGAACGGTGTCGGGAAATCGACGACTGTTCAGATGCTGACGACGCTGATTAAACTGAGAATACCGATTAGGACGAGCAGGAAACGATTGAATCCGTTCATATTTCATCTCTCTTTTCTGTCGTTAAATTGTTTAGACGTTCGGGAAATCACGAATACCATGAATAATATGTGA
- a CDS encoding amino acid permease, translated as MSSNLKRDLTARQVQMIALGGTIGVGLFLGASSTIAWTGPSVLLAYMLAGVFIFFIMRALGEMVYTHPHSGSYAKFANDYIHPAAGFLTASSNIFNWVVVGMSEVIAVGTYLRFWWPELPTWIPGIVVIILLTLANLASVKMFGELEFWFASIKILTILLMIVAGFGIIFFGLGNGGNPVGLSNLWTNGGFFTNGFTGFFFALSIVFASYIGVELIGVTAGETKDPEKNITKAINGVVWRILIFYVGAIFIIVTVYPWNELSDLGSPFVATFAKVGVTIAAGIINFVVITAALSGCNSGIFSASRMIYALAEKGQMPSFFLKVNKRGIPLYTVLAISIGIFFGVILDIILPHVLGKDTNIFVYVYSASVLPGMVPWFAILISHIRYRKLESERTASHPFKMPGAPVTNYLSIVALITVLVGMLFNDETRVSILIGIAFLILSTIYYIVKVPKIEK; from the coding sequence ATGAGTTCGAATTTGAAACGAGATTTAACAGCACGACAGGTACAAATGATTGCGCTCGGAGGAACGATTGGTGTTGGTCTCTTCCTCGGGGCATCAAGTACGATCGCTTGGACAGGACCATCAGTCTTACTTGCGTACATGCTAGCCGGAGTTTTTATCTTTTTCATCATGCGGGCACTCGGCGAGATGGTCTACACCCATCCGCACAGTGGATCATACGCAAAGTTCGCAAACGATTATATCCATCCAGCTGCTGGTTTTTTAACAGCAAGTAGCAACATCTTCAACTGGGTCGTCGTCGGAATGAGTGAAGTCATCGCCGTTGGAACGTACTTACGCTTCTGGTGGCCTGAACTACCAACATGGATTCCAGGGATCGTCGTCATCATTCTCTTGACGCTCGCAAACCTTGCTTCCGTCAAGATGTTCGGTGAACTCGAGTTTTGGTTTGCTTCGATCAAGATACTGACGATTCTTCTGATGATCGTCGCTGGATTCGGCATTATTTTCTTTGGACTAGGGAATGGAGGAAATCCAGTCGGTCTTTCGAATCTTTGGACAAACGGTGGATTCTTCACAAACGGTTTCACCGGGTTCTTCTTTGCCCTCTCGATTGTTTTCGCCTCTTACATCGGTGTCGAGTTGATCGGAGTCACGGCTGGGGAAACAAAAGATCCAGAGAAAAACATCACGAAGGCGATCAATGGTGTCGTCTGGCGGATTCTGATTTTCTACGTTGGAGCGATTTTCATCATCGTCACGGTGTATCCGTGGAACGAATTATCCGATCTTGGAAGTCCGTTCGTTGCGACATTCGCCAAGGTCGGTGTGACGATTGCTGCCGGCATCATTAACTTCGTCGTCATCACGGCCGCTTTATCCGGTTGTAACTCAGGAATCTTCAGCGCCAGTCGGATGATCTATGCATTAGCGGAAAAAGGGCAAATGCCGTCTTTCTTCTTAAAGGTCAATAAACGTGGGATTCCGCTCTATACAGTTCTAGCCATTTCAATCGGGATTTTCTTTGGTGTCATTCTCGATATCATTCTCCCGCACGTTCTCGGAAAGGATACGAACATCTTCGTTTATGTCTACAGCGCTTCGGTACTACCAGGGATGGTGCCGTGGTTCGCGATATTAATCAGTCATATCCGTTACCGAAAACTCGAAAGTGAACGGACAGCCTCGCATCCGTTCAAGATGCCAGGTGCACCGGTGACGAACTATCTATCGATCGTCGCGCTGATCACAGTACTCGTCGGCATGCTGTTCAATGACGAGACACGCGTCTCAATCTTAATCGGAATCGCCTTTTTGATTTTAAGTACGATCTACTACATCGTAAAAGTACCGAAAATCGAAAAATAA
- a CDS encoding DedA family protein: MLSQIVNQILLSLADLGYFGIALGLMIEIIPSEIVLSYGGFMISQGTISWPLAVVAAVIGGLLSQLFLYWFARYGGRPLILKYGKYVLISEHHLDLAERWFLKYGQGVIFGARFIPVVRHAISIPAGLAKMDQTKFSLYTVLAIIPWSILFLYLGETLGTNWRSIKEVAAPYTNGVLIAAVALIIVYFFYKRRQRSV; the protein is encoded by the coding sequence GTGTTATCTCAAATCGTCAACCAGATTTTGCTTTCACTTGCCGATCTCGGATATTTCGGTATCGCCCTCGGGTTGATGATTGAAATCATACCGAGCGAGATCGTTCTCTCATACGGCGGATTCATGATTTCTCAAGGAACGATTAGCTGGCCGCTCGCTGTCGTCGCCGCCGTCATTGGCGGATTGTTGTCGCAATTGTTCTTATATTGGTTTGCTCGCTATGGCGGTCGTCCATTGATCTTGAAGTACGGAAAGTATGTCCTGATCTCTGAACATCATCTGGATTTAGCTGAACGCTGGTTCTTGAAGTACGGTCAAGGTGTCATCTTCGGAGCTCGCTTCATTCCTGTCGTCCGCCATGCCATCTCGATTCCAGCTGGTCTTGCGAAAATGGATCAAACGAAGTTTTCACTCTACACGGTTCTTGCCATCATTCCATGGTCAATCTTGTTCCTCTATCTTGGAGAAACACTCGGAACGAACTGGCGCTCGATCAAGGAAGTCGCTGCACCATATACGAATGGTGTTTTGATTGCTGCCGTCGCCTTAATTATCGTCTATTTCTTCTATAAACGCCGTCAACGGTCGGTTTAA
- a CDS encoding Na+/H+ antiporter family protein yields the protein MNAVLFAVFLLFILAIFRVHIVLAMVISAFAGGLVGGLDLTKTTEAFAGGLGDGAEIALSYAMLGAFAVALSKTGLPDALAHALIARSRGNASAASVKKLKGFVLFAILLLAISSQNALPIHIAFIPIIIPPLLGLFSQLKMDRRRIAIIMTFGLVTPYMFLPIGFGDIYLNQILLKNLKANGLDTTGVSVIEAMAIPALGMVVGLLIGLYTYRKERTYEIRDIAPDDYEIPVITKTKLILSGVVVIATLIVQLQTESMILAATTGLILFLLLRLVRFSEADDVITRGMRMMSFIGFVMISANGFSNVLRKTGDIEPLVENSKALMGDSQLVAAFVMLLIGLLVTMGIGSSFSTVPIIAAIFVPLCIQYGFSLEATVAIIGTAGALGDAGSPASDSTLGPTSGLNADGQHDHMRETVIPTFLHYNIPLLIFGTIAAVVL from the coding sequence ATTAACGCCGTATTGTTTGCCGTCTTTTTACTATTCATCTTAGCGATCTTCCGCGTCCACATCGTGCTCGCGATGGTCATCAGTGCGTTCGCCGGCGGTCTCGTCGGCGGTCTCGATTTAACGAAAACAACCGAAGCATTTGCTGGTGGTCTTGGCGATGGGGCAGAAATCGCTCTTAGCTACGCGATGCTTGGTGCGTTTGCTGTTGCCCTCTCGAAAACGGGCTTACCGGATGCTCTCGCTCACGCATTGATTGCACGTTCACGTGGTAACGCAAGTGCCGCATCGGTCAAAAAATTAAAAGGATTCGTTTTGTTTGCGATTCTGTTACTCGCAATCAGTTCACAAAATGCTTTACCGATCCACATTGCCTTCATTCCGATCATCATTCCGCCGCTTCTTGGTCTCTTTTCTCAGTTGAAGATGGACCGACGTCGAATTGCGATCATCATGACATTCGGTCTCGTCACACCGTACATGTTCTTACCGATCGGATTCGGAGACATCTATCTGAATCAGATTTTACTGAAAAACCTTAAAGCTAATGGTCTTGATACGACGGGAGTTTCTGTCATCGAAGCGATGGCGATTCCAGCACTCGGAATGGTCGTCGGTCTCTTGATTGGTCTTTATACGTACCGGAAAGAGCGGACGTATGAAATTCGTGATATCGCCCCAGACGACTATGAAATCCCGGTCATCACGAAAACGAAACTGATCTTAAGTGGTGTCGTCGTCATTGCGACATTGATCGTTCAACTGCAGACGGAATCAATGATTCTTGCTGCAACGACGGGACTCATCCTCTTCTTGTTGCTTCGTCTCGTTCGATTCAGTGAAGCAGATGACGTCATCACGCGTGGTATGCGGATGATGTCATTCATCGGTTTTGTCATGATCTCAGCGAACGGATTCTCGAATGTCTTGCGTAAGACGGGTGATATCGAACCGCTCGTTGAGAACTCAAAAGCATTGATGGGCGACTCCCAACTCGTTGCCGCGTTCGTCATGCTCTTGATTGGTCTTCTCGTCACGATGGGCATTGGATCAAGTTTCTCAACTGTTCCAATCATCGCTGCGATCTTCGTTCCACTTTGTATCCAGTACGGCTTCAGCTTAGAAGCGACGGTTGCGATCATCGGGACAGCTGGTGCTCTTGGTGACGCTGGTAGCCCCGCGTCAGACTCGACGCTTGGACCTACGAGTGGTTTGAATGCCGATGGTCAGCACGATCACATGCGAGAAACCGTCATTCCGACGTTCTTGCACTACAATATTCCGTTGCTCATTTTCGGTACGATTGCTGCGGTCGTATTATAA